The Saprospiraceae bacterium genome contains the following window.
AGCAAATGGGAATAATCCAAACCAGTCTATTGATTATTTTTGGAATTTGCCTTCAGGCATTTTACCAGCGGAATCTATGCTGAATACTAAAACAGAAACTAAAGCCGGTAAAGTGCTTCTTACCGCAAGCAATAAAATAAATGGATGTTCTACAGCTGACAGTATATTAATAATTGATAGCCGAAAGCTTCCTGCAGTCGAAGCTGGATTAGGAGGCACTTTAACGTGCACTACCCTGCAATTACAACTCAATGGCAATGGAACAAAAACAGATTCTACCAATTATTTTTGGACAACACCCAATGGAAATATTGTATCGGGAAGCAATACACTAACTCCCATTGTAAATGCACCCGGATGGTATATCATTCAAGTGATTGATACAACCAATCATTGCAGTAATCTTGATTCTATTTTTATTGATGAGAATAACGTGGTGCCCAATGCACAACTCGGTCCCGGTTTAAATTTTACCTGCTCTGATACTTTAATAGCAATCGACGGTGGACTTTCTTCTGCTGGCAATCAACTAACCTATCAATGGTTTACATTTAATGGAACCATAGGCAGCGGACAAGGAAGCAACAAACTCTTTGTACGTTCTGCAGGTGACTATTCACTGATTGTACGTGACACGGTAAATGGTTGCGCAGATACCGCTACAATAAATATAAAACCAGATTTAAATGCTCCCATTGCAAGCATTGCATTTCCTGATACCTTAAGTTGCAAGAAAAACAGCATTAATTTAATTGGAACAGCAAACTCACCGGTTGGGAATCAAATTCAATTCAATTGGATTCCAGAACAGGGCCAACCAATACAAAATGCATCTAGTTTAAATCCGGGCATTACACAAGCCGGAGATTACAGTTTATCAGTAAAAGATTTGGTCAATGGTTGCAGTACCCTGGTAAAAATAACGGTACTCATTGATACCATCCCTCCACAGATAAATGCAGGACAAGATCTAATTTGGAATTGCAGCACCACCCAATTCAATTTACAAGCAAGTAGCCCAACTACAAATCATTCTTTACAATACAACTGGTCTACAGTGGATGGCATGCTCATTGGTCCGGCAAACAGTGCTGCTACGGTTGCAGGAAGGCCCGGCACTTATTTTGTCAGCAACACAGATCTTGTAAATGGGTGTCAGTCGGTAGATCAACTAACCATCAGTGCGGATACTGTGAAACCCATTGCAAGGATTTCAACCAGGGATACTTTAACATGTATTAAGCGATTGGTGAATCTTAACGGACAAGGCTCGAGCACCGGGAACCGATTCAACTATCAATGGACCCATGCCAATGGAAATATTGTAGGTCCTCCGAATGGACTGAGCATCCAACTGGATAAAGCAGGGCTTTATATACTTCGTGTAATTGATACCCTCAATCATTGCGAAGATTCAACACAAGGAACGATTTTCGAAGACATCCAAAAGCCCCTTATAGATGCGGGAGCAAATGCTCAATTGAATTGTTCTACACTTGATTTGACATTGAATGGACAAATTGTCAATCCAAAAGGAACTGAATTGATCGTATGGAATAGTCCGCAAGGAAATTTTATTAGTCCAACGAATGTACTTCAAGTTAAAATCAACAAACCGGGAACGTATTACATGCAAGTTACCAACCCAGCAAATGGTTGTGTCAATACCGATTCATTAATTGTTAGTCAGATAAATAATTTGCAAGTGCGTGCATCCGGTCAGTTTGAATTGACCTGCACAGTTAAAGATGGAATTTTAATTGGCGCTGTACAAAATGGCAGTGGTACAGAAAATTTTAACTGGACAACCAATCAGGGTAACATTGTTGGAAGCAATACCCTATTGACTGCCAAAGTAGATCGACCGGGTGTGTATTATTTCCGGGCACAACATGCTACAAATGGATGTATGGGTTTAGACTCCGTCGTAGTTACTGAAAACACCAATGTCCCTACTGCAATTGATTTCAATGTAGATCAACCAAAATGTCCTGGTGATGGATGGAATTTAAATCTCAATTTAATTACTGGCGGAGAAAAACCTTTGCGTTATTTTCTTGATAACCAGGAATTTTTTAACAGTCGATACAGCGGTACGGTTTCCGGTAATCATCAGCTCCGCGTGTTAGATAAAAATGGTTGCGAACTGCTTTCAAACTTTAACATCATTCAACCAGCAGGATTAAATGTGCAGCTGATTCCATTAGTCAAATTACAATCCGGTGAAGATTATACCATTCAACCAACGTATTCAATTCCTAAGGATTCCATCGCAAGTTTTGAATGGAGCCCTGCTGATTATTTAAGTTGTACCAATTGTGAATCCCCCAAAGTAATTCATTTGGACAAAGAAATTGAATACCTTCTTACGATAACAAATACGAATGGCTGCACAGCAACTGCCCGCATCCGATTGGAAGTCGTTAAACGGAATATTTGGTTTCCAAATGCGATTAGTCCAAATGGTGACAACATCAATGACAGCTTTTATCCAGTTGTTACAGAAGATTCTTATAATGAAATAAAATCCATGCAAATATTTGACCGCTGGGGAAACAGATTGTATGAAGCAGTTCATTTTCCACCCAATGATCCCAGTTATGGTTGGAAGGCCCGTGTGGATGGCGTTGTGGTAATTCCCGGAGTGTATGTGTATCTCTTAGAATTGGAATGGAAAAATGGAGAAATCCAAAAGTTCTATGGTGATTTGAATGTAATCCGTTGACAAGCCCACCCGTCAAACCAAAACCAGAAGATCTTATTTTCTTTGAAAATGAAGATTACATCATTGCAAAAAAGCCGTTTGGATTATTGTCGGAAGAAGATCCAGCAGGTTCTGTCAATCTCAGAAAATTATTGGAAGATTATCTTCATGAAAGTTATCCTAAAAAGAAACAATTAATTTGTCAACTGGCCAATCGTCTGGATAAACCAGTCGGCGGACTCCTGTTTTGTGCTAAAAAACAAAGCATACTAAAAGATCTGCATGAAAAATTCTTCAAACGCAAAATCAGTAAATACTATCTGGCCGTTGTTGAAGGTGTTCCTAAAAAACCCAAAGCAGTTTTAGAAAATTATTTGGTCAAGTCCTCTTCAGAATTCAGGGCCGTTACCGCATCCCCGGATACACCCGGTGTTAAACTGGCCCGCTTGCGTTACGAATTGATAAGTACACAAGACAATTACAGTTTATTAAAAATTCAAATTTTTACCGGGAAGTTTCATCAGATTCGATTTCAACTTTCATGCTTAGGGCATCCTATTTGGAATGATGAATGGTATGGAGCAAAGCGCATCGATCCAAACAACTACATTGGACTCTATAGTTATTTTTTAGGATTTGACGATACCAAGACAGGAATCCGGAAAGAATACCAATGTTTGCCTGATCTCATAGAACCCTGGAATTTATTTCAATCTGAATGGATGGAACTGCTTGGTAAAGTCACTGATTTTAGTTGAACGCAAGTTCAATGTTGCAATGCTACAATTTTGCAATGCTACAATGGGATAATGGTACAATGTTACACAATACGGCAATACTTCTATGGTACAATGTATAAATTTAGTTTTTGAAATTCAGACTGCGTTTTTTAGGTTGAGAATTAAAATACCATATTAATATTATCTATGAATTAGGTTAATCTCCGAAAGTTCTTTTCCTATTTCATGTATGGCCGATAAGATTCTTTCTGTTTGGGAAGGCGATGGCTTCTTTCTTCCTTTTACATATTGTGATAATAAGGTAGGATTCATTCCGATCTTTTCAGCAAGAAATTTTGAATTTAAGACTCTATAGAATAAAAAGAATTGCTTAAAATCAATTTCATACTTCAAATTTTCAGCTACAATTATAATTTCATGTTCTTCAAAGTACAAATTCGAAGCATCCAGAATATTATTCATAAGTTCCGGAATACTAGAACCTGTAGTAAATATTGGGTATTTTTTGGCAAATGCAGAGAATCCCGTATTTGTTTTTTCTATAATAAATTTAATTTCTCTAGTTGACTTTTTCATCCCTTTACTTTGAATTAGAAATTCCGGCATCTTTTAATATTTTTATCAATAAGCCCTTTCCAATTTCTTGACTCCCATGATTTGGGAAAATAATTATTTTGTCTTTATGAGCATGTTTAAGCTTAACATGAGATCCATTTTGAGAGATTGGATACCACCCCTCTTTTAATAGAATCCTATAAAGCTCCGAACATTTCACACTGTTTCTTAAAATCAAAGGTAAATAATAATTTACTTTTTATGGATATTTTTGCCAGCTTACTCCTCTAAAATTGCATGAGTGGTCTGGTAAATTTAGAGGGAGTTTTTCTGAGAAATGATTAACGTTTTATGCATGCTGGCATTCTCTGCGCCTATAACTTTATTCTTTAAACAGTTTACACATATAAGCTGCCCCTATCGTTCCTACTAGTGGTGCCAGCAGATAAATCCATAGGGTGTTTAAATTTCCAGAAATGATAGCAGGCGCCAGACTTCTTGCAGGATTCATAGAAGCACCACTGATTGGTCCTGCGAAAAGCGCTTCCAATCCTACGGTTGCGCCGATCGCGATGCCGGCAAGCATTCCTGTTTCTTTAGATCCATGAGAGACTTTTATTATGACCAACATTAATAGAAAGCTGAGAATCATTTCCAAAACAAAACTTTGCATCAGGGAACCGGCGGGTATCGTTCCACCTAGATTCCTACTTTCAGGAAATAAAAACTGAAGTAGTAAACTTGCTAACAAAGCACCCAAAATCTGAAATACAATGTATGGTAAAAGCAATTGCAGTTTAAACCGACCGGATATCAGAAAGCCTATACTGACAGCAGGATTAAGATGTGCGCCCGAAATGCTTCCAAAAGTATAAATCATTGCCAATACAATTAAACCAAAGGTCATTGCTATCCCAACATGCGTAACTTGCCCATGGGTTTGTTCATTTATAACGATGGCACCTGTTCCACAAAACACCAAAGCGAAGGTTCCTAAACACTCCGCCAAATAGCAGCGATACATGAGCATATTTTTATTTAGCTCCTTCATGGCGTAAAGACTCGATGTGATCAATAAATCCTAACACCGCTTGCTTAATTTGATCCCGTACTTGGACGGTTTGAGCTACATTTTCGGAATGGGTTCCAACAAACCGGGAAGGATCCGGAAAATCCCAGGCAATCTTTTGATGCACTCCCGGAAATAAAGGGCATTTGTCTGCACTGGCAGCATCGCAGACCGTTATGACATAATCAAAATGAAACCCTTGCTCAAAATAATCTGAAACGGCCTTGGTAGAATTCTTCGAAATATCAATACCATCTTTGATCATGGCTTCAATTGCCAAAGGGTTGAGATGGCCAGGCTCGAGGCCAGCACTAAATACTTCGTAATCTGTTCCACCAAATTTTTTTAAATACGCTGCAGCCATTTGACTGCGAGCTGAATTATGAACGCAAAGAAATAAAACCTTCAAAGGCATATAAATGATTTATCGCAAAAATACGATTAAATCAATTACGAATTACAAATTACGAATTACGAATTTTAAATGTGGCAATTTATAATTCGTATCAAAAGTATATGGGATGTTCGCAACGCTCCCATAATTCGTAATTCGTAATTTGTAATCCGTAATTAACTTTTCTTCAGCGTTGCTTTCATGGTGGCGCCATTCATTTCAGGCAAGGATACATCGTATTGCATGGGCATGGCATGGGCTCCTTTTGATATCCAAACATTTATTTCACCGGCATCGCCATTAGCAGGACTCATTTTTACTTTATAGCAATCTTTGCCCTGGA
Protein-coding sequences here:
- a CDS encoding gliding motility-associated C-terminal domain-containing protein codes for the protein MNLRLNYLYIAVFLVFNSIAGYSQCTGLSADAGPDLFTCDPSMPVQLMGNYSGNPMKYSWTPTTYLSDPNATDPIVNAPVGKYKYTFTVEQVGTTNLIRNGDFEAGNSGFTHEYSYGSPGGTFGPGWLSVGPDPFPYNGGFSHCPDHTSGSGNMLIVDGHTSTNAKVWCQNVSVTNGSTYLFKLYVTSVYPVSPPVLNVEANGVSIGTVTAGALCDWIELEACFKATSGTVEMCIRETTGVGFGNDFAIDDIEMYEKCMDDDEVMVEVVDLKARIEVPKLPKCASDIFDLNAIGSTAGPNITYEWSTVGGKIVSQNGLTARGQGSGTYIIKVTYKNGNVICEKEAEIDVTASDDLEGTLEVEGIANCNSDTIILKANPLNGSGQFTFNWIPANKIHRGRNDSIAYVTEAGIYKVVIIDANSGCELEIQDVVVSDTLHPNLKLSGDTLLNCIRNNALLTGTPFDTSKYTYEWLLPDNSKLRNEDSLFTSIEGNYQLRITDKTNKCFTDKSIAVKKDTLVPDLELGPDLILDCIQSNVTIQANGNNPNQSIDYFWNLPSGILPAESMLNTKTETKAGKVLLTASNKINGCSTADSILIIDSRKLPAVEAGLGGTLTCTTLQLQLNGNGTKTDSTNYFWTTPNGNIVSGSNTLTPIVNAPGWYIIQVIDTTNHCSNLDSIFIDENNVVPNAQLGPGLNFTCSDTLIAIDGGLSSAGNQLTYQWFTFNGTIGSGQGSNKLFVRSAGDYSLIVRDTVNGCADTATINIKPDLNAPIASIAFPDTLSCKKNSINLIGTANSPVGNQIQFNWIPEQGQPIQNASSLNPGITQAGDYSLSVKDLVNGCSTLVKITVLIDTIPPQINAGQDLIWNCSTTQFNLQASSPTTNHSLQYNWSTVDGMLIGPANSAATVAGRPGTYFVSNTDLVNGCQSVDQLTISADTVKPIARISTRDTLTCIKRLVNLNGQGSSTGNRFNYQWTHANGNIVGPPNGLSIQLDKAGLYILRVIDTLNHCEDSTQGTIFEDIQKPLIDAGANAQLNCSTLDLTLNGQIVNPKGTELIVWNSPQGNFISPTNVLQVKINKPGTYYMQVTNPANGCVNTDSLIVSQINNLQVRASGQFELTCTVKDGILIGAVQNGSGTENFNWTTNQGNIVGSNTLLTAKVDRPGVYYFRAQHATNGCMGLDSVVVTENTNVPTAIDFNVDQPKCPGDGWNLNLNLITGGEKPLRYFLDNQEFFNSRYSGTVSGNHQLRVLDKNGCELLSNFNIIQPAGLNVQLIPLVKLQSGEDYTIQPTYSIPKDSIASFEWSPADYLSCTNCESPKVIHLDKEIEYLLTITNTNGCTATARIRLEVVKRNIWFPNAISPNGDNINDSFYPVVTEDSYNEIKSMQIFDRWGNRLYEAVHFPPNDPSYGWKARVDGVVVIPGVYVYLLELEWKNGEIQKFYGDLNVIR
- a CDS encoding arsenate reductase ArsC, with product MPLKVLFLCVHNSARSQMAAAYLKKFGGTDYEVFSAGLEPGHLNPLAIEAMIKDGIDISKNSTKAVSDYFEQGFHFDYVITVCDAASADKCPLFPGVHQKIAWDFPDPSRFVGTHSENVAQTVQVRDQIKQAVLGFIDHIESLRHEGAK
- a CDS encoding helix-turn-helix transcriptional regulator; translated protein: MKKSTREIKFIIEKTNTGFSAFAKKYPIFTTGSSIPELMNNILDASNLYFEEHEIIIVAENLKYEIDFKQFFLFYRVLNSKFLAEKIGMNPTLLSQYVKGRKKPSPSQTERILSAIHEIGKELSEINLIHR
- a CDS encoding aquaporin; this encodes MYRCYLAECLGTFALVFCGTGAIVINEQTHGQVTHVGIAMTFGLIVLAMIYTFGSISGAHLNPAVSIGFLISGRFKLQLLLPYIVFQILGALLASLLLQFLFPESRNLGGTIPAGSLMQSFVLEMILSFLLMLVIIKVSHGSKETGMLAGIAIGATVGLEALFAGPISGASMNPARSLAPAIISGNLNTLWIYLLAPLVGTIGAAYMCKLFKE
- a CDS encoding RNA pseudouridine synthase encodes the protein MTSPPVKPKPEDLIFFENEDYIIAKKPFGLLSEEDPAGSVNLRKLLEDYLHESYPKKKQLICQLANRLDKPVGGLLFCAKKQSILKDLHEKFFKRKISKYYLAVVEGVPKKPKAVLENYLVKSSSEFRAVTASPDTPGVKLARLRYELISTQDNYSLLKIQIFTGKFHQIRFQLSCLGHPIWNDEWYGAKRIDPNNYIGLYSYFLGFDDTKTGIRKEYQCLPDLIEPWNLFQSEWMELLGKVTDFS
- a CDS encoding type II toxin-antitoxin system HicA family toxin — its product is MKCSELYRILLKEGWYPISQNGSHVKLKHAHKDKIIIFPNHGSQEIGKGLLIKILKDAGISNSK